A window of the Macaca nemestrina isolate mMacNem1 chromosome X, mMacNem.hap1, whole genome shotgun sequence genome harbors these coding sequences:
- the LOC105499117 gene encoding melanoma-associated antigen B10 isoform X2, translating to MPRGQKSKLRAREKRRQARGGLEDLIDALAILEEEEEYPPSPSSCLKDVSQSSLDGTANNPHGLWEALSISTSATAASHTRHTEGVNDQMEERPRCTQDLAATDNFPRGPLGEKVIMLVHYLLYKYQMKEPITKADMLRNVTHMCKSQFPVILRRASEHLELIFGLDLKEVEPNKHIYVLINKLDLDCDARLSDETSVPKTGLLMTVLGIIFTKGNCAAEEEIWKVFNMMGLYDGIEHFIFGEPRKLLTKDLVKENYLEYQQVPNSDPPRYQFLWGPRAHAETSKMKVLEFLAKVNNTVPSEFSTWYTEALQDEEERARARVAAKARISATAGARSKVKSSNSSQLQ from the coding sequence ATGCCTCGAGGTCAGAAGAGTAAACTCCGTGCCAGGGAAAAACGCCGTCAGGCCCGAGGAGGGCTGGAAGATTTGATAGATGCTCTGGCCATtttagaagaggaggaagaataccccccctccccttcttcttgTTTGAAGGATGTTTCCCAGAGTTCACTTGATGGGACAGCCAACAATCCCCATGGACTTTGGGAAGCCCTATCCATCAGCACATCTGCTACAGCTGCTTCACACACAAGACATACCGAAGGAGTCAACGACCAAATGGAAGAAAGACCAAGATGCACACAAGATCTAGCAGCCACTGATAACTTTCCCAGAGGCCCTCTAGGTGAGAAAGTAATTATGTTGGTGCATTACTTGCTGTACAAGTACCAAATGAAAGAGCCCATTACAAAGGCAGATATGCTGAGAAATGTGACCCATATGTGCAAGAGCCAGTTCCCCGTAATCCTGAGGAGAGCTTCTGAGCACCTAGAGCTGATCTTTGGTCTTGACCTGAAGGAAGTGGAGCCTAATAAGCACATCTATGTCCTGATCAACAAACTAGATCTAGACTGTGATGCAAGGCTGAGTGATGAAACAAGCGTGCCCAAGACTGGCCTGCTGATGACTGTCCTGGGTATTATCTTCACAAAGGGTAATTGTGCTGCTGAggaggaaatctggaaagtgTTTAATATGATGGGGTTATATGATGGAATTGAGCACTTCATTTTTGGGGAGCCCAGGAAGCTCCTTACCAAAGATTTGGTGAAAGAAAATTACCTGGAGTACCAGCAAGTGCCCAACAGTGATCCTCCACGCTATCAATTCCTATGGGGCCCAAGAGCCCATGCCGAAACCAGCAAGATGAAAGTTCTTGAGTTTTTGGCCAAGGTAAATAATACAGTTCCCAGTGAATTCTCAACCTGGTATACAGAGGCTTTGCAAGATGAGGAAGAGAGAGCCAGAGCCAGAGTTGCAGCCAAGGCTCGCATTAGTGCCACGGCCGGTGCACGTTCCAAGGTTAAGTCCAGCAACTCCTCCCAACTGCAGTAA